Proteins encoded together in one Petrotoga sibirica DSM 13575 window:
- a CDS encoding AAA family ATPase — MNRIYQDQAAGLREEYLSSQTKIITVVSGKGGVGKSVLSVNIAADLAAHGKRILLFDSDAGFANASILMGNTVKNTLSEYMRGNVTFNECVQDTEYGVKIISSGFDFTDWKVFQNNFNDSIMDEFLNLLKEVDFFIIDVGAGYSEKLNNFYLNSDTIFLITVPEPTAVVNAYSLLKALSVLNVNGEIEIILNMIKNKNEIEMVKSVLSRTTKRFLNREINNFHEISYDENVHFSVRRQIPLISLKENSKFSKDIKKITSNILNIKTSSHTNFTQRLKEIFGKDH, encoded by the coding sequence ATGAACCGAATATATCAAGATCAAGCAGCTGGTTTAAGGGAAGAGTATTTAAGCTCACAAACAAAGATTATAACAGTCGTAAGCGGAAAAGGTGGAGTCGGAAAGTCGGTATTATCAGTGAATATCGCTGCTGATTTGGCCGCACATGGGAAAAGAATACTTTTATTTGATTCGGATGCAGGCTTTGCAAACGCTTCTATTTTGATGGGAAACACTGTGAAAAATACGTTGAGTGAGTATATGAGGGGGAATGTCACCTTCAATGAGTGCGTTCAAGATACAGAGTATGGTGTTAAGATAATAAGCAGCGGTTTTGATTTTACAGATTGGAAGGTCTTTCAAAATAATTTTAATGACTCGATAATGGATGAATTTTTAAATTTGTTGAAAGAAGTGGATTTTTTTATAATAGATGTAGGTGCAGGTTATTCTGAAAAACTCAATAATTTTTATCTAAATTCGGATACGATATTTTTAATAACCGTCCCAGAACCGACAGCGGTAGTTAACGCCTACAGCTTGCTGAAAGCTTTATCGGTTTTGAATGTAAATGGGGAAATAGAGATAATTCTTAACATGATTAAAAATAAAAACGAAATAGAGATGGTTAAATCCGTCTTAAGTAGAACTACAAAAAGGTTTTTAAACAGAGAAATTAATAACTTTCATGAAATTTCTTACGATGAAAACGTTCATTTTAGTGTTAGGAGGCAGATACCTTTAATTTCATTGAAAGAAAACAGTAAATTTTCGAAAGATATAAAAAAGATTACCTCCAATATACTCAATATAAAAACCTCTTCCCACACCAATTTTACACAGAGATTGAAAGAGATTTTTGGAAAAGACCATTGA
- the flhF gene encoding flagellar biosynthesis protein FlhF, whose product MQIKKLTVKTISEAMEKIRREFGEDAYILETKKIKKGGFFGIGGEKHIEVTVLSEENKNYQYNTQKSKKYPKEVDNTYSLNDLIKRNTPEFYRKKEKEQNISKPSYLNIEKEPSDKRSKDDLTEFIKTSREISSKIDKSAEAFYHRYNEKESSEGNIKDSLKLEELMNMVKQLNKKMEANNFYLQDIKDKLYEKSYSRTFIESFLNQLNDLKVEENWKNQEIIRTRFEKKLYQSLEILNFGDIKGKVMFIGPTGVGKTTTLAKIAANLKKMNKKIALITIDTYRIAATDQLKTYADILGVSLHICYTPSDLQIALESLLNFDVILIDTAGRSHKNDLQMGELKVFKDVVEPDYNTMLISSNTNCEDMMHIYDNFSFLKPNALIFTKIDETSSFGQLFSFLEYSRVPLLGITNGQRVPEDLKFPSKEWLTHAAVEEVFK is encoded by the coding sequence ATGCAAATTAAAAAACTTACAGTAAAAACAATTTCTGAAGCAATGGAAAAGATAAGAAGAGAATTTGGTGAAGATGCCTATATTTTAGAAACAAAAAAAATTAAAAAAGGGGGTTTTTTTGGAATCGGTGGAGAAAAACACATTGAAGTAACCGTTTTGAGCGAAGAAAATAAAAATTATCAATACAATACTCAAAAATCAAAAAAATACCCAAAGGAAGTTGATAATACCTATTCGTTAAACGATCTGATAAAAAGGAATACACCCGAATTTTATAGAAAAAAAGAAAAAGAACAAAATATATCAAAACCATCGTATTTAAACATCGAAAAAGAACCCAGTGACAAACGTTCGAAAGATGATTTAACAGAGTTTATAAAAACAAGTAGGGAAATATCCTCTAAGATAGACAAAAGTGCAGAAGCCTTTTACCATCGATACAATGAAAAGGAATCTTCTGAAGGTAACATAAAAGATAGTTTGAAATTAGAAGAGTTGATGAATATGGTTAAACAATTGAATAAAAAAATGGAAGCAAACAATTTCTACCTTCAAGATATAAAAGATAAGTTATACGAAAAATCGTATTCAAGGACTTTCATTGAATCCTTTTTAAATCAATTGAACGATTTGAAGGTCGAAGAAAATTGGAAAAATCAAGAAATTATAAGGACAAGATTTGAAAAAAAGCTTTATCAAAGCTTAGAAATTTTAAATTTTGGTGATATAAAAGGTAAAGTTATGTTTATAGGTCCCACAGGTGTGGGAAAAACAACAACTTTGGCCAAAATAGCAGCCAACTTGAAAAAAATGAATAAAAAAATTGCTTTAATTACAATTGACACTTATAGAATAGCTGCAACAGATCAGTTAAAAACTTATGCAGATATTCTAGGTGTTTCGCTTCATATTTGTTATACCCCCTCTGACCTCCAAATTGCTTTGGAATCACTTCTGAATTTTGATGTAATTCTAATAGACACTGCAGGGAGAAGCCATAAGAACGATTTACAGATGGGAGAACTCAAAGTGTTCAAAGATGTAGTTGAACCTGATTACAATACAATGTTAATATCTTCCAATACCAATTGTGAAGATATGATGCATATTTATGATAATTTTTCTTTTCTAAAACCCAACGCGTTAATTTTTACAAAGATAGATGAAACCTCATCATTTGGGCAATTATTTTCTTTCTTAGAATATTCTAGAGTACCTTTGTTGGGGATAACAAACGGTCAAAGAGTTCCTGAAGATTTGAAGTTTCCTTCTAAAGAATGGCTGACCCATGCAGCAGTGGAGGAGGTATTTAAATGA
- the flhA gene encoding flagellar biosynthesis protein FlhA yields MNFNRIKGLDIVISILIVGIVVLMVIPIPTFLLDFLQLLNIIVSIVILLATLYLKRALDISIFPSLLLVMTIFRLALNVSSTRLILLNGKNFEGKVIRTFGDFVVGGNYIVGIILFLILVIIQFLVITKGTERISEVAARFTLDAMPGKQMSIDADMSSGLINEEEARQRREDIRREADFYGAMDGASKFVRGDAIAGLIITLINLVGGLIIGMLQQGLTIAEAAEVFTLLTVGDGLVAQIPALLISTSAGMIVSRAASKDNFGVDLIRQLTSDSRVLNIAGGIIIFLGMLTPIPIFPSLILGGSLLFVAYVSRVSKGQLAYETPGSSGGGMSASTTPKGEKRGVSVGFAPPLTTPEEVSEVLQGDTIEVDIGYGLIPLADPNQGGDLLDRITVVRKQLAYELGIVISPIRIRDSVLLSSNEYVIKLRGVEVGRFELIPDRLLAINSGMASEELPGIKTKEPAFGLGAFWIDESLKEEAIEKGYTTVDAPSVFATHLSETIKKYAHEIIGTKEIEILIDGLRVNYANIVDTLIPTMLKMHELKKVLSELLYERISIRNLPLIFESLVEAVDKYGNNIENLVEYVRRSLGRQIAENLKSDDGELHVTALDPSIEKKLSESIREADSGRVIILEPEYSNILVQKISKSLENMMMKGFNPILICSKNIRYPFARFILKFIQNISIIAYEEIPSDTSLNVNEIVKIEGERSNAN; encoded by the coding sequence ATGAATTTTAATAGAATAAAAGGGTTAGATATAGTAATTTCCATACTCATCGTGGGAATAGTTGTGTTGATGGTTATACCTATTCCTACCTTTTTGCTAGACTTTTTGCAACTATTGAACATAATCGTTTCTATTGTAATCTTATTGGCTACCTTATATTTGAAAAGGGCTTTGGATATCTCTATTTTTCCATCTTTGTTATTGGTTATGACCATTTTTAGGTTGGCCTTGAACGTTTCGTCTACTCGTTTAATACTGCTAAACGGTAAAAATTTCGAAGGAAAAGTAATAAGGACCTTCGGTGACTTTGTTGTTGGTGGAAATTATATTGTGGGAATCATCCTCTTTTTGATCCTTGTTATAATACAATTTCTTGTAATAACTAAAGGAACAGAAAGAATATCTGAAGTTGCCGCAAGGTTCACTTTGGATGCCATGCCTGGCAAACAGATGAGTATAGACGCTGACATGTCTTCTGGGTTGATTAACGAAGAAGAAGCTAGGCAAAGAAGAGAAGACATACGAAGAGAAGCCGACTTTTATGGAGCTATGGATGGAGCTAGTAAATTTGTAAGAGGGGATGCGATCGCTGGTTTAATAATAACCCTTATCAATTTAGTTGGGGGTTTAATAATTGGGATGTTACAGCAGGGACTAACGATTGCAGAGGCGGCAGAAGTATTTACCCTACTTACCGTTGGTGATGGGCTAGTTGCTCAAATTCCTGCGTTGTTGATTTCAACCTCTGCAGGTATGATAGTATCAAGAGCCGCTTCAAAAGATAATTTTGGTGTTGATTTAATAAGACAACTTACTTCTGACTCAAGGGTTTTGAATATAGCTGGTGGAATAATAATATTTTTAGGTATGTTGACACCAATTCCAATTTTTCCTTCGTTGATTTTAGGAGGAAGTTTACTTTTTGTAGCTTACGTGAGCAGAGTGAGTAAAGGTCAGCTAGCGTACGAAACTCCTGGGTCAAGCGGGGGGGGAATGAGTGCTTCAACCACACCAAAAGGTGAAAAAAGGGGCGTTTCTGTCGGTTTTGCACCACCTCTTACAACCCCAGAAGAAGTTTCAGAAGTCTTACAAGGAGATACAATTGAGGTAGATATTGGTTATGGATTGATTCCTTTAGCTGATCCAAATCAAGGTGGAGACCTATTAGATAGGATAACCGTTGTTCGAAAACAATTAGCCTATGAATTGGGTATAGTTATCTCTCCCATTAGAATAAGGGACAGCGTTCTATTAAGTTCGAACGAATACGTCATTAAATTAAGAGGTGTTGAAGTTGGGAGATTTGAATTGATCCCCGATAGACTTCTTGCTATAAACTCAGGCATGGCTTCTGAAGAATTACCTGGTATAAAAACAAAAGAACCTGCCTTTGGTTTGGGAGCCTTCTGGATAGACGAGAGTTTAAAAGAGGAAGCTATAGAAAAAGGCTACACAACTGTTGATGCACCCAGTGTTTTTGCCACTCATCTTTCTGAAACCATTAAAAAATATGCTCACGAAATTATTGGTACCAAGGAAATAGAAATATTGATAGATGGATTGAGAGTTAATTATGCCAACATTGTAGATACCCTTATTCCAACAATGCTAAAAATGCATGAACTAAAAAAAGTTTTAAGTGAACTATTATATGAAAGAATTTCAATAAGGAATCTACCCTTAATTTTTGAAAGTTTGGTAGAGGCAGTAGATAAATATGGGAACAATATTGAGAACTTAGTAGAGTATGTTAGAAGATCTTTAGGTAGGCAAATAGCGGAAAATTTAAAGTCAGACGATGGAGAACTACATGTTACCGCATTGGATCCATCTATAGAGAAAAAATTATCTGAATCGATTAGGGAAGCCGATTCGGGAAGGGTTATAATACTCGAACCAGAATATTCAAATATTTTGGTACAAAAAATATCAAAATCTCTAGAAAATATGATGATGAAAGGGTTTAATCCTATATTAATCTGTTCTAAAAACATAAGATATCCGTTTGCCAGATTTATATTAAAATTTATTCAAAACATTAGTATTATTGCTTACGAAGAGATACCTTCGGATACTTCTCTCAACGTGAACGAAATAGTGAAAATAGAAGGTGAGAGATCCAATGCAAATTAA
- a CDS encoding flagellar brake protein, producing MSDFVEKVSSKNVLYTNMPLDLEIQEKGIQGIYKSILYEYDLNTNLAKIGIPIFKGAYLKIFRGTNLKVRAYSSRAVYLFKSKIYSSGKEGNIGYLMINIPETIVRVQRREHARIPVSEEGTFYLKEEQENSKNQENVQPTQYRFITKDFSAGGLSIVTSKELKVGQRIILKLSLKNEVRLEDMESQVVRLIDKTTGGEFVYGITFLNLTREKEEELVRFVFKLERELFKKI from the coding sequence ATGTCTGATTTTGTGGAAAAAGTAAGTTCAAAGAATGTTTTATACACTAATATGCCTTTGGATTTAGAAATTCAAGAAAAAGGAATTCAAGGGATTTATAAAAGTATCTTATACGAATATGACCTCAACACTAATCTAGCTAAAATTGGAATTCCTATTTTTAAAGGTGCTTATCTGAAAATTTTTCGAGGTACAAATCTAAAAGTAAGAGCATACTCTTCAAGGGCAGTTTATTTATTCAAAAGCAAAATTTACAGCAGTGGAAAAGAAGGGAATATAGGGTACCTTATGATAAACATTCCTGAAACAATCGTTAGGGTACAAAGAAGGGAACACGCTAGAATTCCTGTTTCTGAAGAGGGTACCTTTTATCTCAAAGAGGAACAAGAAAATAGCAAAAACCAGGAGAACGTTCAACCCACCCAATACAGGTTTATAACTAAAGATTTCAGTGCTGGAGGATTGTCTATTGTTACCTCTAAAGAGTTGAAAGTAGGGCAAAGAATAATATTAAAGCTATCTTTAAAAAATGAAGTCAGACTCGAAGACATGGAATCACAGGTTGTTAGGTTAATTGATAAAACTACAGGTGGAGAATTCGTTTATGGAATTACGTTTTTAAACTTAACAAGAGAAAAAGAAGAAGAGCTGGTGAGGTTCGTTTTCAAATTAGAACGGGAATTATTTAAAAAGATTTGA